Proteins from one Coffea arabica cultivar ET-39 chromosome 8c, Coffea Arabica ET-39 HiFi, whole genome shotgun sequence genomic window:
- the LOC140013448 gene encoding uncharacterized protein produces MKIGVWNCRGTGSSLIVPQFKEVLHIHSLEVLFLCETKNQKEFMEKVKQKLKFDKSAIVDSAGRAGGLTLFWKHWIKVIEVELAGFYITARMMDMKARCEWTFVGIYASTDDRRRRSQWRELESKMNQWGEKWIIAGDFNDILEIKQRLDRALANQEWAKKFETAKCLHIEKEASDHSLIMIDTIPKKRKGGSRFHFDKRWAQNHQIQDEFDRAWATPQKGSKMFSLTRKIKYCKTRLIEYSKKNKTNFGNEIKSLKQKILEAKKGKYEKNKGVVAELKLKLSQAYKQEEIYWAQKARCRWLREGDKNTAFFHARVRTRKQRNRISCLQKEDGNWCETEKEIEEEICNFYKAIYTSSQSDNFDTVTEGVPCIVTMAMNDMLIKPVEEKEVKTALFSMHPDKAPGPDAMPPFFFQRY; encoded by the exons ATGAAGATAGGGGTGTGGAACTGTCGAGGCACAGGGAGCTCCTTGATAGTTCCCCAGTTTAAGGAGGTACTACACATCCACTCTCTGGAAGTTTTATTTCTATGTGaaacaaaaaaccaaaaagagTTTATGGAAAAGGTAAAACAGAAGCTGAAATTTGATAAAAGTGCAATTGTAGATTCAGCAGGAAGAGCTGGGGGCTTGACACTATTTTGGAAACATTGGATCAAAGTAATAGAAGTAGAGCTCGCTGGCTTCTATATCACAGCTCGTATGATGGACATGAAGGCAAGGTGTGAATGGACTTTTGTGGGAATATATGCTAGTACAGATGATAGGAGAAGAAGAAGTCAGTGGAGAGAGTTAGAAAGTAAGATGAATCAGTGGGGTGAGAAGTGGATCATAGCAGGAGACTTTAATGACATCTTG GAGATTAAACAAAGATTAGATCGAGCACTAGCAAATCAGGAATGGGCCAAAAAGTTTGAGACAGCAAAGTGCTTACATATAGAAAAGGAAGCATCTGACCACAGCTTGATTATGATTGACACAAtaccaaagaaaaggaaaggagggAGCAGGTTTCATTTTGATAAGAGATGGGCTCAGAATCATCAAATACAAGACGAATTTGATAGAGCATGGGCAACACCCCAAAAAGGATCCAAGATGTTTAGTTTGACCAGAAAAATAAAGTACTGCAAAACAAGATTGATAGAATACAGTAAGAAAAACAAGACAAACTTTGGGAATGAGATAAAAAGCTTGAAGCAAAAGATCCTGGAGGCAAAAAAAGGGAAGTACGAGAAGAACAAGGGGGTAGTTGCGGAGCTGAAGTTGAAGCTAAGTCAAGCTTACAAACAAGAGGAGATATACTGGGCTCAAAAGGCAAGATGTAGGTGGTTGAGAGAGGGTGACAAAAATACAGCTTTTTTCCATGCAAGGGTGAGAACTAGGAAACAGAGGAATAGAATTTCATGCCTGCAAAAGGAAGATGGGAACTGGTGTGAGACTGAAAAGGAGATAGAGGAGGAAATTTGTAACTTTTACAAGGCAATTTACACATCTTCCCAATCGGATAACTTTGATACAGTTACTGAAGGAGTCCCTTGTATAGTCACAATGGCGATGAATGACATGCTGATTAAACCAGTGGAGGAAAAGGAAGTGAAGACTGCATTATTCTCTATGCACCCGGATAAAGCCCCAGGACCTGATGCTATGcccccttttttctttcaaagataCTAG